GCCTACGTCATCGAAAATCTCGGAAAGTTCTCGCGAACACTCAACCCGGGGTTCAACATCCTGGTGCCGTTCCTGGAGCGTGTCGCCTACCGCCACAGCCTCAAGGAGCACGCGCTGGATATCGAGGAGCAGATCTGCATCACCTCGGACAACGTCCAGGTCGGGGTGGACGGCGTTCTCTACCTGCAGGTGGTGGACCCGGCAAGAGCGTCCTACGGCATCGGCAACTACATCTTCGCCATCTCCCAGCTCGCCCAGACCACGCTGCGTAGCGAGATCGGCAAGATCGAGCTGGACAAGACCTTCGAGGAGCGGGGCCACATCAACCTGAGGGTGGTCG
This genomic interval from Deltaproteobacteria bacterium contains the following:
- a CDS encoding paraslipin, which codes for MEANLGFLITTGVIALVVLVVLIKTAVVVPQQNAYVIENLGKFSRTLNPGFNILVPFLERVAYRHSLKEHALDIEEQICITSDNVQVGVDGVLYLQVVDPARASYGIGNYIFAISQLAQTTLRSEIGKIELDKTFEERGHINLRVVEELDKASDPWGVKVLRYEIKNINPPSDVLSAMEKQMRAEREKRATVLSSEGE